DNA sequence from the Candidatus Angelobacter sp. genome:
CACCTGTGTAGCCTGTGCGAGCTAATTGAACAGAAGTGCCAAAAGAAAAACTGGAGAATTGATTCTTTTTTAACTCGCCGGGTTTGGCCACAGGAGTACCCCCACCCCAAGAGTCCGCTACTGAATGTAAAATATCCGGTCGGGCTCTGAGAGTGATCGGAATACCGTCAGCCAATGAGTCACCTATGAACTGATCGATGAACTCTGCGACCCTTGGCCCTTGCACGGCAACGGCTCCAGTTCGATCCGAGATGTTGTCCAACGACATCCCAGTGCGATCAGGGAAGACTTCTAACTGCGTCTGAAACCATGCTACATCGCGGTCAATTCGCGAAGCATTTATTACCAAAAGATATGAGGAAATGCCGCTTCGGTAGACATAGAGATCATCCATCACCCCGCCCCTTTCGTTGCACATCAAAGTGTATTGAGCCTGCCCTACGAAAAGCTTGTTTAGGTCGTTAGTAAGAACTCTGTTCAAAAACCTTGGGGCTTCGGGGCCGTATACAAGCACTTCCCCCATGTGCGAGATGTCGAAGATGCCTGCGGCTTTGCGCACGCAAAGGTGTTCATCCATGATGCTCGAATACTGCACCGGCATTTCCCAGCCGCCGAATTCGATGAGTTTGCCGCCGAGTTTCTGATGCGCGGCGAATAACGGTGTTCGTTTCAGATTCATTTGAATTTGATAAATCAGACTATCGCAACCATCCCCAAATTGGCTGGGTAAAAAAACTGAGTGGCAGAAGGAGCAGGAAGCCCAACTTCAAAAACAAAACGTCACTTTTCTTCGTTGTAGTCGGTCGATTCACAAGAATTCGAAGGAATGCAATCCACCACATCAAAGCCGCGAGAACGACAACTCGAAGTGTTTCGCCGCCGTCCAAAATCAAGCCGGAAAGCGAAGTAAGGAGAGCTTGTAAAAGAAGCGTGTCTTTGGCCGCCTCGAAGTTTGTAGGACTCAGGCTGGTAAGTCGGCCTAAATCCTTTTTCCACCAAGCAATACTCACAACTTTACCCCCACTTCTCCGTCTTCATCTGCGCTTTTGGCACTTTCAAATCCGCAAGCACGACGTGCTCGGCGAACTCGACCAGCTCGTTCGGGCCGCAGGCGTAAAAGATAGTGTTCGACAACTCGTGAGTTTGCTCCTTCACCCACTCCGCAGTGATGCGCCCGCGCCGACCGGTCCACGGGTCCTGCGGGTGCAACCGCGTGCACGTGACGAAGAAGTTAAAGCGCGGGTTCTGCAACTGCAACTGGTGGAACTCGTCGTTGAAGATGACATCGTTTGTCGTGCGAACGCTGTAGAGCACAGTGATCTTCGTCTCCAGTTTGCGCTTGGTCGCCTCGCGCACGAAGGCCCGGAACGGCGTGACGCCTGAACCGCCGGCGATGCAGATCAAATGCTTGTTTGATTCGTACGCGGGCAGGAACCCTCCCGTGGGCGCAATGACGAACATCCTGTCACCCGCTTTCGCCCAGTCCACGATGCGCGTGCCCATCTTGCCGTCGCGCTTCACGGTGACTTCGTAAAAACCGCGGTCGAGCGCGCAGGACGACAGCGAGTAGGCGCGTTTGTAGTTGGGCGTATCGGGCCAGTAAAGGGTGATGAACTGGCCGGTCTTGAAATCAGGGTTATAACTGTCGGGCCACTTCAGCCGGATGGTCTTGGTGTCCGGCAACTCCATCGTCACCTTCTCGATCTCCATCTCGACGGTCTGTTTCGCCATAAAACGGTCCCGTAGCTTGGGAGAAACGCGGGCGGGTGTAAAGATTTGAGATTGTCTCGGTGAATTGTTAATTAACCTGGAGGATGCCATTCCTGTGCGTATTTGAGCAGCGTAGGAAACCGGGACCTATTGGCGGAGATAGTAGCTGAGCGGACCGATTCCGCTTCGTCTTCGTAGTTTCACTTCCTCAAATGGAAAGAGTCCAGAAACCTAAAGATATTGGTCGATGCCGCCGCATTAGTGCGAACCAGGCAGATTGTCGTGTAGAATCGGTCATCCGTGATATACATTCGCATTGTGACCAGATCAGCCGGAGGTCTGACAAATTGCAACTCGTGTGCGGGATGTCCATCAGATGCGAATTGCCTCTCTTTGAGAAGTGTGCTGTTGGTTCCAAGGGCAGTTTTCGTAGCTGCCGCGAAATATATCTCTGGATGCTCTTTGGCACGTTCACGTTGCTTGTCTGGAAGTTGAGTGAAGGCGACACAATACGCAACATTGGAACTTGGGTTAGATGTATAACTATGGACGACAACTTCTCCTGAACTGGTGGTCTGCTTTTCCTCTGAAAACTTCGGTTGGAACGGCATCAACGCCGAAAACTTCCCTTGTTTGGACGAGAATCTTATCCAGTCAGGTTCAGCAACAGCCATCGTCGTTGTCTTGGCGCAGCCCCAAAAAATCAGCACCGAAATCAGAAGAAGAAAAGCGGGGCGCATGAGAACCCTTCGAGGAACGATAATTGACACAGTCGAATGCGCTTAGACGAGCCCAGTTTTGGTCAGATTTGTTGTAAAACGGGCTGCAAAACGAGCTTTACCGTCCAATTATTATTTGTAACTCAATGATAGTAAATGATTGGAGCGGGTGAAGGGAATCGAACCCTCGTGATTATTACCAAAGTGGATTCATGCGAAATCCCATGGTTCAAGGACGAAAGTGAGGCGAAACGTCACCATTCCAAGCCACCGGATGGACTCGGAGCGAACTCATCACCACTGGATATCACTCCCGGCCACGCCTTGCTGCGTGAAGCGTTGGAACTGACCGGCGGACATGCCGCCCATCACGTCGTCGTTTACGATCTGCCAAACCGGGAAGCTGGTCGCGGGCTGGAACTCGAAGATGATTGTTTCGGGGGCGGCGTCAGCTTTCATCGTAAAGAAAAATCGGGGCACAGGGTGAAACGTCAATTTTTCGCAGCCTGACGTGTGACAATAGGGACGTAACCTGTCTCCAGGCCTTTGGGCGGAGTGACGATGACGGCGGGGTCCAGCTCAGCGAGTTTTCCAATTTTCGGCGGAGCCAGATAGTCGCGGTCCTTCGTCCAGTTCCTGTGAAGTTTCTCCACGCGCGCCTGCATGGCTTCACGCTCCTGAGCCGTGAGGTCGGCATGGAGGAGGGCGGGCTGGTCGGCGAAGCGATACCAGTAGTAAGTCACCACACTTCCGTCGCCCAACTGCGCCTGAAACGGGCCGGCGGCGGGGCCGGGTTTTTTCCAGGAACTTGCCGGGTCGTCGGGCGTGACGTACGGCTCGGATGGCTTCCCGGCAGGCCGCTCGAAGCGCGCAGCGGCCAGACCGGTTTCAGCCGGAACCTCTTCCGCGCGCACGGGAACCCACTCCTGTTTGTTGTTCCTGGTTACGAGATGAAAGTATTCCGGCAGCGTCATCAGCGCGCCCTCCTTTGTTTCGGTCTGCTGCACGAGGTTCGTGTTCCAGCGATAGCCGAAGGTGTTTTTATCCGCAGCCATCGGAGTCGCGAAGGAAGTCCAGGCGAGGGGCATCTGCTTTTCCCTGGCAGCGCTGTCGGGGTAAATTTTCCAGGTGGCTCCGCCGCGTCCGGTGAATTCATGAAGCACAGCTCCCTCGGAATGAATCGCGCCGCTGGCCGCGGCTCCGCCTTCAAACCAGGTCTTCACATCATCCCAGAGCGCGTGCTTGTTGTAGGAAGTGATGCGATGCACGAGGGCTGAGTCGCCGTTCGGCCCGCTGGGGAAACGGGTGGGAGCGATGCGGGCATAGGTCTCGCCCTTCGCGTCCGTGGCCAGCGCGCTGGGGATGTGCTGCGTCTCCATCTGCAACGCACGGTTCGGATTCGTGGGGCGACTGTCCAGCAGCAGGCCGCTGAGGCGCGGGTCTTCCACCGCAGCGCGCGACCAAAAGTGGGGAGTGAAGAAGGCGACCGGCCCTTTGAAGTTACGCGTGTTCAGAAACAGGGTCCAACATTGATCGCCGGTCGGAACGTTCGTGCCGGCGGTTGTGGCCTTAGCCTGCGCGAGCGGCAGCGGCAGGTAACCGTAGCCGAACAGTTCGCCGCAGGTGCCCTGTTTAAGATTCAAACCATCGGGCGGCCACAGAACCCAAGGACTGAGTTGCGCGATGCCGTATTTGCCCCTGGGCTGGTCCCAATCCCGGCCTTTGCCGGCACCGGGACCGTTGGCCCATTCGCTGAAATCCGGAGCCACGCCCCCCATGATGAACTTCGGCGTTTCCGTGGCGAACCGGGTGTCGCGCCACCAGCCTAGACCGCCTTCGATATCAGAATACATTTTGAAGGCTGGTTTCGTGTCCTCCTGCGCAAACATCCAGGTGCCGAACAGCCCGGTCTGAAAACGCGAGCCGGGATACGTCTTTACCAATGGCCAGGCCGCGACATACATCGAGTAACCAGCGTTGAAGGTGTCAGGCACTTTCTCGTTAGGGACTAACAGGTAGCCGGCCATCTCGCCGGGCTCGATTCCATTCGCGGCCTGCCCGGGCCTGGGGAAGACGGTCGCAAGGAGCAGGAAGGCGAGGACGTGAAACGGATTTCGGTTTGCTTTCATGTTCATCATTTCGCTGTGA
Encoded proteins:
- a CDS encoding glycine cleavage system aminomethyltransferase GcvT — encoded protein: MNLKRTPLFAAHQKLGGKLIEFGGWEMPVQYSSIMDEHLCVRKAAGIFDISHMGEVLVYGPEAPRFLNRVLTNDLNKLFVGQAQYTLMCNERGGVMDDLYVYRSGISSYLLVINASRIDRDVAWFQTQLEVFPDRTGMSLDNISDRTGAVAVQGPRVAEFIDQFIGDSLADGIPITLRARPDILHSVADSWGGGTPVAKPGELKKNQFSSFSFGTSVQLARTGYTGEDGFEIIAPADIIETVWNRILAIGGPFGLKPCGLGARDTLRTEVCYPLYGQELNENTTPIEAGLGFFVALNKGDFVGRPVLAGQKERGVSKKCVAFKMTDKSAPPRPHYSIWSSGMDTKPIGEVTSGTQSPSLGIGIGMGYVPPEFAKAGTPIEIEIRGKRAPAVVVQKPIYKKPI
- a CDS encoding FAD-binding oxidoreductase; translated protein: MAKQTVEMEIEKVTMELPDTKTIRLKWPDSYNPDFKTGQFITLYWPDTPNYKRAYSLSSCALDRGFYEVTVKRDGKMGTRIVDWAKAGDRMFVIAPTGGFLPAYESNKHLICIAGGSGVTPFRAFVREATKRKLETKITVLYSVRTTNDVIFNDEFHQLQLQNPRFNFFVTCTRLHPQDPWTGRRGRITAEWVKEQTHELSNTIFYACGPNELVEFAEHVVLADLKVPKAQMKTEKWG
- a CDS encoding CIA30 family protein gives rise to the protein MKADAAPETIIFEFQPATSFPVWQIVNDDVMGGMSAGQFQRFTQQGVAGSDIQW